From one Cytophagia bacterium CHB2 genomic stretch:
- a CDS encoding 3-isopropylmalate dehydrogenase (catalyzes the oxidation of 3-isopropylmalate to 3-carboxy-4-methyl-2-oxopentanoate in leucine biosynthesis), producing VRENTEGPYVGAGGILKKGTPDEVATQEAIHTRKGVERIIRAAFEYAVAHGRTRVTMSDKSNVLRYGHDLWQRAFAEVGLEYPNIEQDHYFVDALVMKMVKSPEHFQIIVTENMLGDIITDLGAMLQGGLGMAGSGNLHPGKVSLFEPVHGSAPYMAGQNKANPIAAISTAAMMLDHLGHQAAANAISQAVQQAVDENQVTADIGGKLGTKECGDFIASRV from the coding sequence GTGCGCGAGAACACCGAAGGCCCGTATGTCGGCGCCGGCGGAATTTTAAAAAAAGGTACCCCCGATGAAGTCGCGACGCAGGAAGCGATTCACACGCGCAAAGGCGTGGAACGTATCATTCGCGCGGCGTTCGAGTATGCCGTGGCGCACGGCCGCACGCGCGTCACCATGAGCGACAAATCCAATGTCTTGCGCTACGGCCATGATCTTTGGCAGCGTGCGTTTGCCGAAGTCGGGTTGGAATATCCCAATATCGAACAGGATCATTATTTCGTCGATGCGCTGGTGATGAAGATGGTGAAATCGCCGGAGCATTTTCAAATCATCGTCACGGAAAACATGCTGGGTGACATCATCACGGATTTGGGCGCGATGTTGCAGGGCGGCCTGGGCATGGCCGGCTCGGGCAATCTCCATCCCGGCAAAGTTTCGCTCTTTGAGCCGGTGCACGGTTCTGCGCCGTACATGGCCGGCCAGAACAAAGCCAATCCCATTGCCGCCATTAGCACCGCGGCCATGATGCTCGATCATCTCGGCCACCAAGCCGCGGCCAACGCCATTTCCCAAGCGGTGCAACAAGCCGTGGATGAAAACCAGGTCACCGCGGATATTGGCGGCAAGCTCGGCACGAAAGAATGCGGCGATTTCATAGCCTCGC